The following proteins come from a genomic window of Paenibacillus swuensis:
- the rsmB gene encoding 16S rRNA (cytosine(967)-C(5))-methyltransferase RsmB, whose product MTDQRKSKHIKDSKGGQARSNGSGGQPVAQGRHSSRKPSARELALDVLTRVDTEKAYSNLLLNQSLQKHALERQDAGLATELVYGTIQRLNTIDYYLSRFVAKGLNKLEPWVRNLLRLSFYQLYYLDRIPVHAAVNEAVNLAKRRGHQGISGMVNGVLRNVIRSKAELTLPAELPAVTRIALEHSHPEWMVARWVAHYGEAEAAQLAASNNAAPHVSVRANALGGSREALLERLQREGVAAHASPVAPAGVVVESAGNMAHATGFREGVFTIQDESSMLVAEVVDPKPGMDVLDCCAAPGGKTTHLAEKMGDRGTVIANDVHPHKEALVREQADRLGLKSIRTAVGDAKELAGRYAPASFDRILLDAPCSGLGVIRRKPDAKWAKREQEIAEISALQHDLLASVAGLLRKDGILVYSTCTIEPEENERQVTRFLKEHPDYVLDAGLIDYVPQAVREKAIVREGMVQILPHHFHTDGFFIARLRRVK is encoded by the coding sequence TTGACTGATCAACGAAAAAGTAAACATATTAAGGATTCTAAGGGCGGGCAGGCTCGTTCTAATGGCAGCGGAGGACAACCTGTTGCGCAGGGTCGCCACTCCTCGCGAAAACCGTCTGCGCGTGAGTTGGCGCTGGATGTGCTCACCCGTGTGGACACCGAGAAAGCTTACAGCAACCTCTTGCTGAATCAATCTCTGCAGAAGCATGCGCTGGAGCGTCAGGATGCGGGTCTCGCTACAGAGCTTGTGTACGGGACCATTCAACGTCTGAACACGATCGATTACTATTTAAGCCGGTTTGTGGCCAAAGGGCTGAACAAGCTGGAACCCTGGGTACGAAATCTGCTCAGACTAAGCTTCTACCAGCTGTACTATCTCGACCGCATTCCGGTGCACGCGGCGGTGAACGAGGCGGTGAACTTGGCGAAGCGCCGCGGTCACCAAGGCATCTCCGGCATGGTCAACGGGGTGCTGCGGAATGTAATCCGCAGCAAGGCCGAGTTGACGCTGCCGGCGGAGCTTCCCGCCGTAACGCGCATCGCCCTCGAGCATTCCCATCCCGAATGGATGGTCGCTCGCTGGGTGGCGCATTACGGCGAAGCCGAGGCGGCGCAGCTCGCCGCCTCGAACAACGCGGCGCCGCACGTGAGTGTGCGGGCGAACGCGCTGGGGGGCTCCCGCGAAGCGCTCCTTGAGCGGCTTCAGCGGGAAGGGGTTGCCGCGCACGCGTCCCCGGTGGCGCCGGCTGGCGTCGTTGTGGAAAGCGCCGGGAATATGGCGCATGCCACAGGGTTCCGCGAGGGCGTGTTCACGATCCAGGACGAAAGCTCCATGCTGGTGGCCGAGGTCGTGGACCCGAAGCCGGGCATGGATGTCCTGGATTGCTGCGCCGCCCCTGGCGGCAAGACGACGCACTTGGCGGAGAAGATGGGCGATCGCGGTACGGTAATCGCGAACGATGTGCATCCGCACAAGGAAGCGTTGGTGCGCGAGCAGGCCGATCGTCTCGGCCTGAAGAGCATTCGCACGGCGGTAGGGGATGCGAAGGAACTTGCCGGGCGGTACGCTCCGGCTTCGTTCGACCGCATTCTGCTGGATGCGCCGTGCTCGGGGCTTGGCGTCATTCGGCGGAAGCCGGATGCCAAGTGGGCCAAGCGGGAACAGGAGATCGCCGAGATCTCAGCGTTGCAGCATGATTTGCTGGCTTCGGTGGCAGGCTTGTTGCGTAAGGACGGTATTCTGGTTTACAGCACATGTACGATTGAGCCGGAGGAAAACGAGCGTCAAGTAACGCGCTTTTTGAAGGAACATCCCGATTATGTGTTAGATGCCGGGTTGATCGATTATGTACCGCAAGCGGTGCGCGAGAAGGCCATTGTCCGAGAAGGCATGGTGCAAATTTTACCCCATCATTTCCATACAGACGGCTTCTTTATAGCACGTTTGCGGCGCGTGAAGTAA
- the rlmN gene encoding 23S rRNA (adenine(2503)-C(2))-methyltransferase RlmN produces the protein MKPFIYDFTLEQLQEWAKDNSEPAFRAGQIFDWIYVKRVNSFEDMTNLPKSLREKLEAQFQFVTLNEITRFESKDGTVKFLFGLQDDHSIETVIMKHSYGNSICVTTQVGCRVGCTFCASTLGGLKRSLTAGEIVAQVVQAQKILDATKERVSSIVIMGIGEPFENYDNTMNFLRIMIHEKGLNIGQRHITVSTSGIVPSMYKFAEENTQINLAISIHAPNDALRSKLMPVNRRFPFVDVMEACRYYIAKTGRRITFEYALIGGVNDRPEHAEELADVLKDMLCHVNLIPVNYVPERNYERTPRDDIFAFQRILERKKINATIRREQGHDIAAACGQLRAKHMESSSR, from the coding sequence TTGAAACCATTTATTTACGATTTTACACTGGAGCAGCTTCAAGAGTGGGCCAAGGATAACAGCGAGCCTGCATTCCGCGCGGGTCAGATTTTTGACTGGATTTATGTGAAGCGTGTGAACAGCTTTGAAGACATGACGAACTTACCTAAGAGCCTCCGAGAGAAACTCGAGGCTCAATTTCAATTTGTAACGCTGAACGAGATCACAAGATTTGAATCCAAGGACGGAACGGTAAAGTTTCTGTTCGGCTTGCAGGATGATCATTCCATTGAGACGGTAATCATGAAGCATAGCTATGGTAACAGCATCTGTGTGACGACCCAGGTGGGATGCCGCGTTGGCTGCACGTTCTGCGCTTCAACCTTAGGCGGGTTGAAGCGGAGCTTAACGGCAGGTGAAATCGTGGCTCAAGTGGTGCAGGCGCAGAAAATTCTGGACGCAACCAAAGAGCGTGTCAGTTCGATCGTTATTATGGGAATCGGCGAACCGTTCGAAAACTATGACAACACGATGAATTTCTTGCGAATCATGATTCACGAGAAGGGCTTGAATATCGGACAACGTCATATTACGGTTTCCACTTCAGGTATTGTGCCGAGCATGTACAAGTTCGCGGAAGAAAACACACAAATTAACCTTGCGATTTCCATTCATGCCCCTAATGATGCCTTACGCTCGAAGCTGATGCCGGTCAACCGGCGCTTTCCGTTCGTGGATGTCATGGAGGCTTGCCGCTATTATATCGCCAAGACCGGAAGAAGAATTACGTTTGAATATGCCCTGATCGGGGGCGTTAATGACCGTCCCGAGCATGCGGAGGAACTGGCGGATGTCCTGAAAGATATGCTGTGTCATGTCAATCTCATTCCCGTCAATTACGTGCCGGAACGCAATTATGAACGTACCCCGCGGGATGATATCTTCGCCTTCCAGCGCATTCTGGAACGCAAGAAGATTAACGCAACCATTCGCAGGGAGCAAGGACATGATATCGCCGCCGCTTGCGGTCAATTGAGGGCGAAACACATGGAATCCAGTTCGAGGTGA
- a CDS encoding Stp1/IreP family PP2C-type Ser/Thr phosphatase — MKSAYLTDIGRIRPVNEDRVQVESLQSGFYLAVVADGMGGHQAGETASQTAVEQIIASLQSVHKEMSIGQLEQSVKDAILKANHEIYTIASSQDQLRGMGTTVDVVLAADHFIIVGHIGDSRVYKLSEGNLRQLTEDHSFVNELVKSGQISSEEAIHHPRRNVVTRALGTEPHVEPVIQHLYWNEEDILLLCSDGLSNMVESEDLLRILAGENNLEGKARELVRLALEEGGDDNISAALLWNVPGDQEGKG; from the coding sequence ATGAAATCAGCTTACCTCACAGATATCGGTCGCATCCGCCCGGTAAACGAAGACCGTGTTCAGGTAGAATCGCTGCAAAGCGGATTCTATCTGGCGGTTGTTGCCGATGGTATGGGCGGACACCAGGCTGGCGAGACGGCCAGCCAAACCGCAGTGGAGCAAATCATCGCTTCCCTGCAGTCTGTACATAAAGAGATGTCCATAGGACAGCTTGAGCAATCTGTAAAGGATGCTATTCTTAAGGCCAACCATGAGATCTATACGATTGCCTCGAGTCAGGATCAATTAAGAGGAATGGGGACGACGGTGGATGTGGTGTTGGCCGCCGACCACTTTATTATTGTCGGACATATCGGAGACAGCAGAGTATACAAGCTGAGTGAAGGAAATCTTCGCCAGCTTACGGAAGACCACTCCTTTGTGAATGAACTGGTGAAATCCGGGCAAATTTCTTCCGAAGAAGCCATTCATCATCCGCGCCGCAATGTGGTGACCCGAGCGTTGGGCACGGAGCCCCACGTGGAGCCGGTCATTCAACATTTGTATTGGAACGAGGAAGATATTCTGCTCCTATGCAGCGACGGACTCAGCAATATGGTGGAATCGGAGGATCTTCTGCGTATTTTGGCAGGAGAAAACAACTTAGAGGGTAAAGCCCGGGAATTGGTAAGGCTGGCGCTGGAAGAGGGCGGAGACGACAACATCTCGGCGGCTCTGTTATGGAATGTGCCGGGAGACCAAGAAGGAAAGGGGTGA
- the pknB gene encoding Stk1 family PASTA domain-containing Ser/Thr kinase codes for MIGLELGGRYEIISRIGGGGMALVYKGHDILLNRKVAVKVLRQQFVHDEEFIRRFRREAQSAASLSHPNVVSIYDVGQEDEIHYIVMEYIDGHNLNEIIQERAPLQAEESVRVASQICDALEHAHQNHIIHRDIKPHNILIGKNGRVKVTDFGIARAVTSSTITQTGSVIGSVHYFSPEHAKGVVTGEKSDLYSLGIVLYQMLTARLPFLGESPISVALKHLQEQLEEPRRVNPSIPQSVENVILKAMRKNPEERYQSATEMLKDLETCLRPERVSEPKIAFATFDDGEQTRVMTAIKPEQLAAYKAANGNTSPGAVAASSKGSTSGSPPPKKKTWVKPFSWIFGTILLLLLMWFGVQWVQSILRVPEVAVPNLTGMTLDEARAELIKSGLGVDEPPLYKIDEEVPKDVVLSYDKQGMLVRKGDTIKLTVSKGIPLILLSDYEGQQYKDVKASLIAQGVQEELISDDQVFSDEEAGTIVGQSIPANQEMNPKKDALEFTVSKGRETFKMPNLIGFSEAEAKAIAIQNNLRISDANVKSEPSYSPKGVVFRQWPYEPNQPVAENSEVTIYVSSGYPSDALFYTFNVTVSPAILGQESTVKIVYSDARGDNMEWGTKKLKDVQTYPVELVLSPTKDGVISIYRDGKLADSATVSYDGAVNGDQPTMTIPGAEAEPVQGAETPSEEVKPPAEGTTEPPAAQDNGKGKGKDKNKDKKNNDSNDNEDD; via the coding sequence ATGATCGGATTAGAATTAGGCGGACGTTATGAGATTATTTCCAGAATCGGCGGCGGCGGCATGGCATTGGTGTACAAGGGGCATGATATTCTGCTCAATCGCAAAGTCGCCGTCAAAGTATTAAGACAACAGTTCGTACACGACGAGGAGTTCATCCGCCGTTTCCGCAGGGAAGCCCAGTCCGCAGCGTCTTTATCCCATCCCAATGTTGTAAGCATCTACGATGTCGGGCAGGAAGATGAAATTCATTATATTGTTATGGAATATATTGACGGTCATAATCTTAATGAAATTATACAGGAACGCGCACCGCTTCAAGCCGAAGAATCCGTTCGAGTTGCTTCGCAAATTTGCGACGCCTTGGAGCATGCCCATCAGAACCATATTATTCATAGAGATATTAAGCCCCACAACATTCTCATTGGCAAAAACGGCCGTGTGAAGGTAACGGATTTCGGAATCGCGCGCGCCGTGACCTCGTCAACAATTACACAGACCGGTTCTGTTATCGGTTCCGTTCATTATTTCTCACCTGAACATGCTAAAGGTGTGGTTACGGGAGAGAAATCAGACCTATACTCGTTGGGCATCGTGTTGTATCAAATGTTGACCGCGCGTCTGCCGTTTCTTGGGGAAAGCCCGATTAGCGTGGCGCTTAAGCATCTGCAGGAACAGTTGGAGGAGCCTCGCAGAGTCAATCCTTCCATACCGCAGAGTGTGGAGAATGTCATCTTGAAAGCCATGCGTAAAAATCCGGAGGAACGTTATCAATCCGCCACAGAGATGCTTAAGGATTTGGAGACCTGTCTTCGTCCGGAACGGGTCAGTGAACCGAAGATCGCCTTCGCGACCTTTGATGACGGCGAACAAACTCGTGTAATGACCGCCATTAAGCCCGAGCAATTAGCAGCGTATAAAGCGGCTAACGGAAATACGAGTCCAGGTGCGGTAGCGGCATCCTCTAAAGGATCAACCTCCGGTTCGCCTCCTCCCAAGAAGAAAACTTGGGTGAAGCCCTTTTCATGGATCTTTGGAACCATTCTGCTCTTGTTATTGATGTGGTTTGGCGTTCAATGGGTGCAAAGTATTCTGCGTGTACCTGAGGTTGCGGTTCCGAACTTAACAGGGATGACGTTAGATGAAGCTCGCGCTGAACTGATCAAATCCGGTCTTGGGGTTGACGAACCGCCGTTGTACAAGATCGACGAAGAGGTGCCTAAGGACGTTGTGTTATCATATGACAAGCAGGGTATGCTGGTAAGGAAAGGCGACACGATTAAACTTACGGTCAGCAAAGGAATTCCGTTGATTTTACTGTCCGATTATGAAGGACAACAGTATAAAGATGTGAAAGCCAGCCTGATCGCTCAAGGTGTTCAGGAGGAACTTATTTCGGATGATCAAGTCTTTTCCGATGAAGAGGCCGGAACGATTGTGGGTCAGTCCATCCCTGCCAATCAAGAGATGAACCCGAAGAAAGACGCTCTTGAATTTACCGTAAGCAAGGGCAGAGAGACCTTCAAAATGCCTAACTTAATTGGATTCAGCGAGGCTGAAGCCAAAGCGATCGCGATTCAGAACAATCTTCGAATATCGGATGCGAACGTGAAATCGGAGCCTAGTTATTCTCCGAAAGGAGTTGTCTTCCGGCAATGGCCATATGAGCCGAATCAGCCGGTAGCTGAAAATTCCGAAGTGACGATTTATGTTTCGTCCGGCTACCCAAGCGACGCCCTGTTCTATACATTCAATGTGACGGTTTCACCTGCGATTCTTGGTCAGGAGAGCACCGTTAAGATCGTATACAGCGATGCCAGAGGCGACAATATGGAGTGGGGAACGAAGAAGCTTAAGGATGTTCAGACCTATCCGGTTGAACTTGTGCTCTCACCGACGAAAGACGGGGTTATCAGCATTTATCGGGATGGGAAATTGGCGGATTCGGCAACGGTAAGTTATGACGGCGCTGTTAACGGCGATCAGCCGACCATGACGATTCCTGGCGCCGAAGCCGAACCTGTGCAAGGTGCCGAAACCCCTTCAGAAGAAGTAAAACCTCCTGCTGAAGGAACAACGGAGCCACCGGCAGCACAAGATAACGGCAAGGGCAAGGGTAAGGACAAGAACAAAGACAAGAAAAATAATGACTCAAATGATAATGAGGACGACTAA
- the rsgA gene encoding ribosome small subunit-dependent GTPase A → MPEGLIVKALSGYYYVLPDEGGVTIQCRARGIFKNRGESPLVGDRVLYDLTENGEGMVQELYPRSTELIRPPIANVKQAILVFSLAEPALNLQLLDKFLVHTEYAGLTNVICMTKLDLLDDSDAKIREEGRKAAKAIELYKQIGYQVITTSSRQDVGIVEVRDALANTISVFSGQSGVGKSTMINRIVPGLKLETNEISMKLGRGKHTTRHVELIHLENGGVVADTPGFSQLDFLNMEPEELGSCFIEFTKYAPQCKFRGCLHQNEPKCAVIQATEKGEIAQSRHEHYLQFLVEMKDRKRRY, encoded by the coding sequence ATGCCTGAAGGTTTAATTGTTAAGGCTTTGAGCGGTTACTATTACGTGCTGCCCGACGAGGGCGGCGTTACGATTCAATGCCGAGCCAGGGGGATTTTCAAAAACCGCGGTGAAAGTCCGTTGGTAGGGGATCGAGTACTGTACGATTTGACTGAGAACGGGGAAGGTATGGTTCAGGAGCTGTATCCTCGTTCCACTGAGTTGATCCGACCGCCGATCGCTAACGTCAAGCAAGCGATTCTTGTATTTTCACTGGCTGAGCCTGCTTTAAATTTGCAGTTACTGGACAAATTTCTTGTTCATACGGAATACGCCGGCTTAACCAACGTTATTTGTATGACGAAACTGGATCTGCTGGATGACTCCGATGCCAAAATTCGGGAAGAAGGCCGTAAAGCTGCGAAAGCCATTGAATTGTACAAACAGATCGGATATCAGGTTATTACCACCAGCTCCCGTCAGGATGTGGGGATTGTGGAAGTGCGGGATGCCCTGGCGAACACAATCAGTGTGTTCTCTGGACAGTCCGGTGTCGGGAAGTCGACCATGATCAACCGCATTGTGCCCGGACTTAAATTGGAAACGAACGAAATCAGTATGAAACTGGGCCGAGGCAAGCATACAACCCGTCACGTGGAATTAATTCATCTGGAGAATGGCGGCGTTGTCGCGGATACCCCCGGATTTTCACAGTTGGACTTTCTAAACATGGAGCCGGAGGAATTAGGCTCTTGTTTCATAGAATTTACCAAGTATGCTCCGCAATGTAAATTTAGAGGTTGTCTGCACCAGAACGAACCTAAGTGCGCCGTGATACAAGCCACAGAGAAGGGTGAGATCGCTCAATCCCGTCATGAGCATTACTTACAGTTCCTTGTTGAGATGAAAGATAGAAAAAGGAGGTACTAG
- the rpe gene encoding ribulose-phosphate 3-epimerase, whose protein sequence is MVYVAPSILSADFAKLGEEVRNAEQSGGDWIHIDVMDGHFVPNITLGPLVVQAIRPYSKLPFDVHLMVEHPEHYVAAFAEAGADYISVHVETCPHLHRVLGLIRESGAKPGVVLNPATPLSFIEPILNEVELVLIMTVNPGFGGQQFIPSTLDKIRKLRAMLNEKGLSEVHIEVDGGINPDTAPLVIEAGANVLVAGNAVFGQADRAAAIKAIRGI, encoded by the coding sequence ATGGTTTATGTTGCACCATCCATTTTGTCGGCCGACTTTGCGAAGCTGGGCGAAGAAGTACGGAATGCGGAGCAAAGCGGAGGCGACTGGATTCATATTGATGTGATGGACGGGCATTTTGTTCCCAACATTACCCTGGGGCCTCTTGTGGTTCAGGCGATTCGCCCTTACAGCAAGCTTCCGTTTGACGTGCACCTTATGGTTGAGCATCCAGAACATTATGTCGCAGCTTTCGCCGAGGCGGGGGCGGATTATATTTCAGTACACGTTGAAACATGCCCGCATTTGCACAGGGTACTCGGACTTATTCGGGAGAGCGGGGCTAAGCCAGGCGTTGTACTCAATCCCGCGACGCCTCTTTCCTTCATCGAACCGATTCTAAATGAAGTGGAACTGGTGTTGATTATGACTGTGAATCCTGGGTTTGGCGGCCAACAGTTCATTCCTTCTACATTAGATAAGATCAGGAAGCTTAGAGCAATGCTGAATGAGAAGGGGCTATCCGAGGTTCATATTGAGGTGGATGGCGGTATTAATCCTGACACAGCACCGCTGGTCATTGAGGCCGGTGCCAATGTGCTTGTCGCAGGCAATGCGGTATTTGGACAAGCGGATCGAGCGGCCGCAATCAAAGCAATCAGAGGGATTTAA
- the spoVM gene encoding stage V sporulation protein SpoVM: MKFYTFKLPKFLGGFVKAVLNSFQKN, encoded by the coding sequence ATGAAATTCTACACGTTCAAACTGCCGAAATTTCTAGGTGGCTTTGTAAAAGCCGTGCTTAACTCTTTTCAGAAAAATTAA
- the rpmB gene encoding 50S ribosomal protein L28 — MSRKCYVTGKAPGTGNNVSHANNKTRRTWGVNVQKVRILVDGKPKRVWVSTRALKSGKVQRV, encoded by the coding sequence ATGTCTCGCAAATGCTATGTTACAGGCAAAGCTCCTGGCACAGGAAACAACGTTTCCCATGCTAATAATAAAACAAGACGCACTTGGGGCGTCAACGTTCAGAAGGTTCGTATCCTAGTGGACGGTAAGCCTAAGCGCGTATGGGTTAGCACTCGTGCTCTTAAATCCGGCAAAGTACAACGCGTTTAA
- a CDS encoding Asp23/Gls24 family envelope stress response protein, whose product MPIQLDNELGKVHISDEVIAGLAGSAALENYGLVGMASRKSLKDGIAELLGRENLGRGVEIRREQEGLHIDLYVIVSYGTKISEVAHNIQNKVKYILNDVVGLHVDFVNIFVQGVRVSR is encoded by the coding sequence ATGCCGATTCAACTAGACAACGAATTAGGTAAAGTTCATATCTCTGACGAAGTAATTGCCGGTTTAGCTGGCTCTGCTGCACTCGAGAATTATGGGCTGGTCGGAATGGCTTCACGCAAATCATTGAAGGACGGGATCGCTGAACTATTGGGACGTGAGAACCTTGGCCGTGGGGTAGAAATCCGCAGGGAACAAGAAGGGCTACATATTGACTTATATGTCATTGTCAGTTATGGTACTAAAATATCAGAAGTGGCCCATAACATTCAAAACAAAGTGAAATATATACTGAATGATGTCGTCGGACTTCACGTGGATTTCGTAAATATCTTTGTGCAAGGCGTTCGCGTATCTCGTTAG
- a CDS encoding DAK2 domain-containing protein, whose protein sequence is MSKRFINGTDFTTMVVTGARNLDIHAADVNALNVFPVPDGDTGTNMNLTITSAVEDLKAKTSPHLGKSAEILSKGLLMGARGNSGVILSQLFRGFAKSVAGMDQAGPAEFAAALQSGVDMAYKAVVKPVEGTILTVAKEAAKHGVWYARRATDMLDLMEAVLNKANEALANTPNLLPVLKQVGVVDSGGQGLVYIYEGFVRALKEGGSTTTVTDYTLDASYTNSQANTAPVKTVLPSPAQATKSAQAQLDTDAIEFFYDMEFFINRSTGAFDHIAFDEEAYRKALGQDGDSIIVIDSGDYIKVHVHSRKPGDVFNVSLKYGELTRMNILNMRDQHRDLLADEFDTADFYEEQESQPAAIQPYGMIAVSMGEGISEIFSSLGVDIILSGGQTMNPSTEDFVTAASEIDAATIYIYPNNSNIILAAQQAKDLVEDKEIIVIPTKTIPQGIAAALAFNPDDSTENNTSGMTEALNRITSGQITFAVRDTQIDDLEIKSGDYLGLKNNKIAVNHPDLLETAKALLQEMIVNGDEIVTILTGEDANEEQTNEIKSFLAVSYPNAELELHAGGQPLYYYIFSVE, encoded by the coding sequence TTGAGTAAGCGCTTTATTAATGGAACGGATTTTACAACTATGGTGGTCACGGGGGCCAGGAATCTGGATATCCACGCGGCGGATGTGAATGCACTCAATGTGTTTCCGGTGCCGGATGGAGATACAGGAACCAATATGAATCTGACAATTACCTCGGCGGTTGAGGATTTGAAAGCGAAAACTTCACCGCATTTGGGGAAGTCCGCGGAAATTCTGTCCAAGGGTTTGCTTATGGGCGCTCGCGGAAACTCCGGGGTTATTTTGTCACAGCTGTTTCGAGGATTCGCTAAATCGGTAGCCGGTATGGATCAAGCAGGTCCGGCGGAGTTTGCCGCGGCATTGCAGTCCGGTGTGGACATGGCTTATAAAGCTGTAGTTAAACCGGTTGAGGGCACTATCTTAACGGTTGCTAAGGAAGCGGCCAAGCATGGCGTCTGGTACGCAAGACGCGCGACCGATATGCTTGATCTGATGGAAGCCGTATTGAATAAAGCGAATGAAGCTTTGGCCAACACGCCGAATTTGTTGCCGGTACTGAAGCAAGTAGGTGTAGTGGATTCCGGCGGTCAAGGTCTAGTTTATATCTATGAGGGATTTGTCAGAGCCTTGAAAGAAGGCGGATCGACAACTACTGTCACAGATTATACGTTGGATGCCAGTTACACGAATTCGCAAGCGAACACAGCACCAGTCAAGACGGTTCTTCCTTCCCCCGCGCAGGCAACGAAAAGCGCGCAAGCACAACTCGATACGGATGCGATTGAATTTTTCTACGACATGGAATTTTTTATTAATCGTTCTACAGGAGCGTTTGATCATATTGCCTTTGACGAGGAAGCTTATCGCAAAGCGTTGGGACAGGACGGCGATTCCATTATCGTCATCGACAGCGGCGATTATATTAAGGTCCACGTTCATTCCCGCAAGCCAGGGGATGTATTTAATGTATCCTTGAAATACGGCGAATTGACACGGATGAACATATTGAACATGCGTGATCAGCACAGAGATCTGCTTGCGGATGAATTCGATACGGCTGATTTCTATGAAGAACAGGAAAGCCAGCCCGCGGCGATTCAGCCTTACGGTATGATTGCCGTATCCATGGGCGAAGGCATCTCGGAAATTTTTAGTTCGCTCGGTGTGGATATCATCCTATCCGGCGGTCAGACGATGAATCCAAGCACGGAAGATTTCGTAACAGCCGCTTCGGAGATTGATGCAGCTACAATTTACATTTATCCTAACAATTCCAATATTATTCTTGCTGCTCAGCAAGCGAAGGACCTGGTGGAGGATAAAGAGATAATTGTTATCCCGACCAAGACGATTCCGCAAGGAATTGCCGCGGCGCTGGCATTTAACCCGGATGATTCAACAGAGAACAATACATCGGGGATGACGGAAGCGTTGAACCGGATCACATCCGGACAGATTACCTTTGCTGTCCGCGATACTCAAATCGACGATCTTGAAATTAAATCGGGTGATTATCTTGGTTTGAAGAATAACAAGATTGCCGTGAATCACCCGGATTTACTTGAAACCGCCAAAGCTTTGCTTCAAGAGATGATTGTGAACGGGGACGAAATCGTAACTATTCTTACGGGCGAAGATGCTAACGAAGAACAGACGAACGAGATTAAGTCATTTCTGGCGGTGTCTTATCCGAATGCGGAACTTGAGCTTCATGCAGGCGGTCAACCTTTATATTATTATATTTTCTCAGTTGAATAA
- a CDS encoding DegV family protein produces MSTIRIVTDSTADIPETVRTELGIEMVPLKINIDGTTYLDNVTLHPDQFYQMLPRASATPQTSQPSPAEFLEVYTRILSETPDVHIISIHVSSRFSGTYQSATIARSMLEDESRVTVVDSLSATYGIGVLVTAAVRAAQEGKSVEEIVALSAHLRKNTKVYFLVDTLEYLQKGGRIGKAAALFGSLLNIKPILSIDNDGEVFSLDKVRGQKKAMSRIVDIIKQDFGDDPITIAVEYTTSQLPADEMASLIHASANVLSTQYTWIGPVIGTHAGPGTVGVIVTRV; encoded by the coding sequence ATGTCTACCATCCGGATCGTAACGGACAGCACGGCCGATATTCCTGAAACTGTGCGTACAGAATTAGGAATTGAGATGGTTCCCCTGAAAATCAATATCGACGGGACTACCTATCTGGATAATGTAACTTTACATCCGGATCAATTTTACCAAATGTTACCCAGGGCCTCCGCCACCCCGCAAACATCGCAGCCATCGCCGGCAGAGTTTCTGGAAGTGTACACCCGTATCCTTTCGGAAACGCCGGATGTACATATTATTTCTATTCATGTTTCCTCCCGTTTCAGCGGAACTTATCAATCGGCGACAATCGCGCGGTCGATGTTAGAGGATGAATCGAGGGTAACCGTTGTCGATTCTCTTTCGGCTACGTATGGAATCGGTGTACTGGTAACGGCTGCGGTCAGGGCTGCCCAAGAAGGCAAAAGCGTAGAAGAAATTGTGGCCTTGTCGGCACATTTGCGCAAGAACACGAAGGTATACTTTCTTGTGGACACGCTTGAATATTTACAAAAAGGCGGCAGAATCGGCAAAGCGGCAGCTCTGTTCGGTTCACTCCTGAATATTAAACCGATCTTGTCCATAGATAACGACGGTGAAGTCTTCTCGCTTGATAAAGTAAGAGGGCAGAAGAAAGCCATGTCGCGCATCGTTGACATTATTAAACAGGATTTCGGGGATGACCCCATCACCATTGCGGTTGAGTATACGACCTCACAGCTTCCTGCGGATGAGATGGCAAGCTTGATTCACGCGAGCGCCAATGTGCTTTCCACGCAATATACTTGGATCGGCCCAGTAATCGGAACTCATGCCGGCCCGGGTACGGTCGGCGTCATTGTGACGAGGGTGTAG